TGGAAGCCTTAttgacatgtatgcaaaaaACGGCACGCTTGGAGGTGCCTATTCAGTTTTCTGTACCATACAGAAGCCAGATTTGAAGTGCTGGAATTCTATGATAGGAGGATATGGCAATCACGGGGATTCTGAAATGGCGTTCAAACTATTTGATGACATGATTCGTGGTGGACTGCAACCTGATCATGTAACTTACATCTCCCTCCTTTCAGCTTGTAGTCATTGTGGACTGGTTGAGAAAGGAAAGCTTTATTGGTTCAGCATGATGAGTGATGGCATTGTGCCAGGGTTCAAACACTACACTAGCATGGTGAGTTTGTTGAGTAGAACAGGTGTATTGGAGGAAGCAGCCGATTTAATTGATAGATCCCCTTCTGCCAAGAGATATCCTGAGCTGTGGAGAATTCTTCTGAGCTCTTGTGTTACATTTAAAGATTTGTCCATTGGTGTTCATGCTGCTCAACAGGCACTGGAGCAGGATCCAGATGATATCTCAACACTCATACTTCTTTCAAACCTTTATGCCTCTATAGGGAAATGGGACAATGTGTCTGAAATAAGGAGAAGGATCAGAGGGCTGACGACTGAAAAGGAGCCTGGGCTTAGCTGGATTGAACTTGAGAAAATGGTCCATGTGTTCTCTGCAGATGATGAATGCCACACTGAGATAGGTGATTGTCGTGATGAGTTGCTTAGAGTCAAGGCAAACATGGAGCTTTTGGATAGTTGTGAAAATGATTTAGTGTCAAATGGCTAAGTTGCCTGAACTGATTTCAGTTAAATACACTTCTCATGATTTCCTTCATCATACCAACAAAGCTGATTTCTACAGTAAGATTTTGAGCATAAGAAACAAAATGAGATGTTATATATCATGTTCTTTACTGAACCACTGAGAATTGCTCACATATGCTtacaaagaaaaagagagagagagcaagtTTGAGGCTATGTCTATGTGTCTACTGCTTCATTGTCCATGTTTGGCTTGTTTCAGCCTCTTCGTAACCAGTAAACAATTTCTAGGTACAAAACTTTTCTTAGACCGGTACAGCTAAATGCTTTATGCTGCTTgcctattttatttttctaacaAATGCTTCTTGAGTTTATATTTTAACAAACCCTTCTTGAGTCTACAGGTTAAATGGTTTTCTGCCTTGGTGACTTCTTCAGTTTAGTATTTTACGCTgtgaagatatatttttttagaaagacACGCAGTGAAGATTATAGGGTGAGAGTGCGAGACATCCCAGAAGGCCAGAACATATCTTGAGAAGGTTCAGGTTTAAACAAGGATTAGGTAAGGCTTACCCAGAGCAGCCAGTACCAAGCCAGCCCTGCCCATCATGTAAGGTGTCTGAAATCTGAACCAGCCCTTCCTATCATGTAAgcgtctgaagtctgaaccagtCCTTCCTATCATGTAAGGCATCTGAAGTCTTAACCAGTCCTTCCTTTGTTGGTTTATCTTTATACCCTGATTAGTTCATTAGACAACCACATGATTATGAAGCTCTCGTAATTAAACTATGTCTATCCATCTAACTGTACTTTTAATACCATATATAGTTTCCTCCTGCTCATTTTGAACCTAGGAACCATAATTAACGTATGAATTAAAACAACTCTAGCGAAATTACTCGACACTATATATATCCATGAGTTGCTTCTGCTCATTGCATACCACGGAATCTTTCTTTTGCTAATTATGACTCTGAGAGATGATTTTTGAAACAGAAAAAGAGAAGATAGAACTTGTTTATCTAGGTCTATTTCCGGGCGGTGACCCATATCTTGTTCATATTTATTCATGGGCATTGAAAGTAGGTGCAAATGCACCAATGAAAGTTCTGGtttctccaatctccatgtCCATTTTGTGAAGTGCTAACCAAACTCCCAATAGATCTATTTTCTGTTTTCCCTGTTTTCTGTAATCTCCGCCTTTCCCAGACCACTTAAGTTCTCAGTCTATCTTCCTTTTATCAGGCTTTCTGGACATGGTGGCCAAGTTGGTGTAGTCGGgcacttttgtttttttctgcTGCTACGTGCCACTGGAAGAAAATTGAGGAACGATTACACTGCCTTCAGTTATTTCTTTGGGCACCATGAAGGTGGTGTTCCTGGCTGGAGTCTTTTCCTTTAATCTCCATCAGCAGAATTATAATATCTGTCAGGCTTATTGAGGACTTCAATAAAAGCAATTTGGAAGAAGGATGGAAAGACATGACTACAGGACCTGATCCTTCTGGTTATGATTCACTCCCTCCATTCATTAATACATGATGTTTTGGACGGTGAAAGAAACTAAAACAATCTCATTTTGTTTGTCTCAAATGTCATATATTAATGACAGGAGGTAGTACGGCTCAGTTCCTTTTTTCTCAGCTGGATCAGCATCGGTGCCTTATCTCTCTAACAATTCACTTCACTTCAAGGTTCAGTCCCTTTCGAAGTCCTCGTCCATCTTTAAAAATTGGGAGTTCCTTGATCTAATGGCAATATGTTGAATTGGTCAATCCCACTTGCTTTACtcgggccttgtttacttcccaagttgggagttgcaaaattggcattttgccataaatgcgacactgtagcgtttcgtttgtatttgtgaattattgtccaaatattgactaattaggctcaaaagattcgtctcgcaaagtacaacaaaactgtgcaattagtttttgatttcgtctacatttagtactccatgcatataccgcaagtttgatgtggcggggaatcttctttttgcatagtgtcaaagttgggagtttggagggaagtaaacaagggctcgGTCAACTTATTTTTCTGAAGAGAACCTTCAGTCCTAGGGAACTGCATGCACTTGCCTCGGTGAGCATTGACCTTGTGCCCCTGCTTGGCTGTATTCCTAgcccgacttttttgttttttggcccttttttggaaaaaatctcacaaataggcccctggcgaaactaattccgaaaatggaccctcggcttggcgccagctggcgccaaggtataacgtcttggcgccagcagTCCTGGCGCCAAGCCACCTACACCGCGCGACCAACGTGGCACCGGGGCGCTGACGTGGCgcggaggcttggcgccaagcctcggcgCCAAGCCTCTTACCTTACCGCAGGCCCTTTCCAAGCGCGTCGCGTCGCTTTCCATTATTTTgaatcgcgccgccgccgcccgagcaaaagtgccgccgccgccgcctggtagtccgccgccgccgctcggagtcccgccgccggcgccgctcggaggccggccgcccccgcccggcgcccgcccggccgcccgaAGGCCCGTGCCCCGTCGGGCCGCCcgaagctcgccgccgccgccgctcgaagtccgccgccgccgccggtcgtaggccggcgccgccgccacccNNNNNNNNNNNNNNNNNNNNNNNNNNNNNNNNNNNNNNNNNNNNNNNNNNNNNNNNNNNNNNNNNNNNNNNNNNNNNNNNNNNNNNNNNNNNNNNNNNNNNNNNNNNNNNNNNNNNNNNNNNNNNNNNNNNNNNNNNNNNNNNNNNNNNNNNNNNNNNNNNNNNNNNNNNNNNNNNNNNNNNNNNNNNNNNNNNNNNNNNNNNNNNNNNNNNNNNNNNNNNNNNNNNNNNNNNNNNNNNNNNNNNNNNNNNNNNNNNNNNNNNNNNNNNNNNNNNNNNNNNNNNNNNNNNNNNNNNNNNNNNNNNNNNNNNNNNNNNNNNNNNNNNNNNNNNNNNNNNNNNNNNNNNNNNNNNNNNNNNNNNNNNNNNNNNNNNNNNNNNNNNNNNNNNNNNNNNNNNNNNNNNNNNNNNNNNNNNNNNNNNNNNNNNNNNNNNNNNNNNNNNNNNNNNNNNNNNNNNNNNNNNNNNNNNNNNNNNNNNNNNNNNNNNNNNNNNNNNNNNNNNNNNNNNNNNNNNNNNNNNNNNNNNNNNNNNNNNNNNNNNNNNNNNNNNNNNNNNNNNNNNNNNNNNNNNNNNNNNNNNNNNNNNNNNNNNNNNNNNNNNNNNNNNNNNNNNNNNNNNNNNNNNNNNNNNNNNNNNNNNNNNNNNNNNNNNNNNNNNNNNNNNNNNNNNNNNNNNNNNNNNNNNNNNNNNNNNNNNNNNNNNNNNNNNNNNNNNNNNNNNNNNNNNNNNNNNNNNNNNNNNNNNNNNNNNNNNNNNNNNNNNNNNNNNNNNNNNNNNNNNNNNNNNNNNNNNNNNNNNNNNNNNNNNNNNNNNNNNNNNNNNNNNNNNNNNNNNNNNNNNNNNNNNNNNNNNNNNNNNNNNNNNNNNNNNNNNNNNNNNNNNNNNNNNGCGGGCGCCGTCCGCGCgaagctcccgccgccgccggtcgaagctcgccgccgccgccgctcgtaggccggcgccgccgccacccggaggcgtgccgcggccggccggcgcccgcccACCCGCCCCCGCCCAACGCCCCAATCCGCCAGAAGGCCCGACGGCCCGAAGCTCCCCGCTCGCCCGACGGCCGGAGAcgccccggccggcgccccccgcgcggacccccccccccggtcCGGTGggaccttgcccgccgccgccgccgcccggaggCAGCCGGCCCGACGCCCCCCGCCCGGCCTGTCAAGGTTGCGCCGCTCCCGTCATTGCCCGTGGCTGTCCCTGCCGGTTGCCCACGGTCCGTCGCCCGCGTCATCCACGATCGGAGGTCGTCTGACGACCGCTCGGTGCCCGCCTCCACGCCTTGCCGCCAGTGTTCACCAGGGAGAGGTAAAACTCTAAGAAGAGTTATAGTTAGATAGATGAATTAGAATTATATTGAtaggtagaatttagataggttgGTAGAATTGGTAGATGAAATAGGTAGATATGTAAATTAGAATAGGTAGATAGATttgttagatatgaaaattAATCTATATGGATTGTAACGATAGAAAGATTAGAGGATACTCATGACACTATTTAACTAGATGTATGTCCAATTTTCTTTACGTAGTTAGATGTACAGTTAGTTacatagtaaactagttatttAGTTAAGCAGTTGTATATGTACGTACCTAACTAACTATTAGGTTAGTTAGTTGTATGACACAATTAGGTAGATGTATTTGGTAGTTATTAGGCAATTGATACTATCTTATTACATACTAGAGATCTAGTACTTAGAATGTTtaatttattatggactaaatgaattgtgcgtctttatattgatatactagatggagaacgtagtgagcatatattaCGGAGGCACTGTGgaaagggatgaatatggatgtgttaagtttgttggcatgcagtgcgaggttgtcatattcgatgagaaaccatcgtttagtgagttggttgcaagggctcgggaggagttacattgtcatgaaaatgatgaaatcatagtcgagggcatacttcacctaggttcccctctcaacattcaaaggaagatagtcccaattcggtgtgcaggtcagtgggagaaatatgtgaggacggttatgaatggtcattcaccaagtgttgaagtggttgttcggCCGGTGGGAGTTGATCGAAATCCTCGtcggttttcccgaccaatgggtcaacgggcacatttcgatcctcccgtcccagaacctgttatgaacgtggatgttgcacctactattcccgatgctgaatctgcccctaatgaagtagttggacatggttgtcggattgacgatgatgtggcggactctcctaatgagttccttttcactcagaatgatccgagtaagtgtctcaCCGGTTTCTATTGATACGAGATAATCCATTCGTTCCATCCACTtattctttactcatatttgtacttgatggcgcaggagatattccagaaaatgtggatgtgcctctagttgatgcgcaagtgcaatgtggagatggattgcgtgGCTCTAATAGTGTTGAAGttttgaatgatgaagatgcatacgagatgggagtggatcttgattctgatgatgatcgtcctgttgaagagatgacagagagtgatattgagatgttcaggcgtatATTCCCCGGACGTCGTGATCCGATAGTTCATGAGTTTAGCGACCTGACTCTTTCCGATCAGGCGTTtgcagaaggacgtgatgatgagctcctagaagctcctgaagctggtcctagtatggttattgaggagggtagggtatttaaggaccttcccgcattgaagagatggttgcaagcCTTTGCGGTGATACGGAAGAGACCATATaaagtgttgcattcatatgcggagcgccgttacacagttgtgtgtgacaaggaacggtgtccgtggagggtttgtgcaagaaagcaaaatatcaccgggcagtggaagatcacaaaagtagtcggtccacacaattgtgctgaccatgagcttaCAGTGAGACATCCGCAGCTAACATCTACCCTCATTGCGAAGCGAttgatgggaatattgaaggaacaacccaacatgaaagtgagaacaattataagaactgttgaggagatttatggaggatatgtgataacttatggtaaagcttggagggctaagcagcgTGCGTGGAGGATGATTTATGGAGATTGGGAGTCTGGGTACGAGCAGCTGCCAGTTCTTTTCAATGCTATTAAAGCGgtgaatccaggcatgcattatgagtacattccaaagccaaatgcttggaaggaggacgg
This sequence is a window from Setaria italica strain Yugu1 chromosome III, Setaria_italica_v2.0, whole genome shotgun sequence. Protein-coding genes within it:
- the LOC111256652 gene encoding uncharacterized protein LOC111256652, whose amino-acid sequence is MGVDLDSDDDRPVEEMTESDIEMFRRIFPGRRDPIVHEFSDLTLSDQAFAEGRDDELLEAPEAGPSMVIEEGRVFKDLPALKRWLQAFAVIRKRPYKVLHSYAERRYTVVCDKERCPWRVCARKQNITGQWKITKVVGPHNCADHELTVRHPQLTSTLIAKRLMGILKEQPNMKVRTIIRTVEEIYGGYVITYGKAWRAKQRAWRMIYGDWESGYEQLPVLFNAIKAVNPGMHYELVAWFNERHAKAEALLVAGERWAEKPKRHLIIANERASTHEVQCFDLGSGTYQVEHRGGTTSDGEIRESRIHVVVLRDFKCTCGRPRQYHFVCSHLVAAVRHRNFDIESMIPHEFSVDTLVRTWSPRFVPFRDPREWPPYDGPKYVADLAYRWNKRGTRKRTRHNMTMDQVSGRTRRGRATPFLADPEQNECGKCGCDSTSLT